Proteins encoded within one genomic window of Episyrphus balteatus chromosome 1, idEpiBalt1.1, whole genome shotgun sequence:
- the LOC129906182 gene encoding polyphosphoinositide phosphatase, translating into MNNNNPNIVFHPLISSIQKVILYETKTKLYLVGSNIRETRFRLLIIDRTKQDTLDITEDPNEKNAAEIRRFVSALGNPKVVSAYGVLGFVRFLEGYYLILVTKRKGCAFIGMHLIYTIKDTVMVRVNESSHRLAHPNEQRYIKMFQSIDLRSNFYFSYSYDLTRTLQYNLSAPRYVGPGVDIEKDDPLPDWDTLTNNVENENERVDYAFRSNPRNRFVWNAFLLTHMQHIMLKDWLLEVVHGFVSQSCISIFGRHVNVCLLARRSTRFAGTRFLKRGANFKGDVANEVETEQIVTDGHRMCSFTQMRGSVPSHWSQDISKMVARPPISLDISDPFAQTPSRHFDRLLFHYGAPLIVLNLVKKGERRKHESILAQEIKSSVKYLNQFLPPHFRIQDIHFDMARKSRGGGNVMEMLADISEKVVQQTGMFFKDRNEKSFQTGLVRVNCVDCLDRTNTAQFAIGKCALAHQLAKLGFIKPPRLEFDSDCVTMLENLYEDHGDTLALQYGGSQLVHRIKTYRKTAVWASQGNDIMQTLSRYYSNTFSDTEKQHSINLFLGYYIPSRTHSKQNQPIWELTSDYYMHNTYKPQSPRNESTLLTDWIRPKVRSCLPWPCSDKNKIVKELFRVHSKDLEMIDSYSNYHMSFKLTDFGEHIAFEISQMSIRYLPTFRINFSPFQRHEVRASRQNPSLTGQSSSTSNDSSSSSDEDNASSDDESYGGGENISNQIEDEEQGPLTFESLLPSMEIVYGCTIANPSKSSTALYKKYVQIGKLSSPQLYPSVSSREQDAGKMMRSIDLKPLSDYGTDSYESVKPPIVSEKSKKIYEEYCKIPRKFNAVPKFEDCAALYTYIKMI; encoded by the exons atgaacaacaacaacccaAATATTGTATTCCATCCTCTTATAAGTTCAATTCAGAAAGTTATCCTCTATGAAACCAAAACA AAACTTTATCTAGTTGGAAGTAACATCCGCGAAACCCGCTTCCGTCTTCTCATAATCGACCGAACCAAACAAGACACTCTCGACATTACAGAAgatccaaatgaaaaaaatgccgcCGAGATACGTCGTTTTGTTAGCGCTTTAGGTAATCCCAAAGTTGTAAGTGCCTATGGGGTTTTAGGGTTTGTCAGATTTCTCGAGGGTTACTATTTAATTTTGGTAACTAAAAGAAAAGGATGTGCATTTATAGGAATGCATTTAATCTACACTATCAAAGACACTGTCATGGTTAGGGTAAATGAGTCATCACATCGTTTGGCTCACCCGAATGAACAACGCTACATTAAAATGTTCCAAAGCATTGATTTGCGAAGTAATTTCTACTTCAGTTATAGCTATGATCTGACTAGAACTCTTCAATATAATTTGTCAGCTCCACGTTATGTCGGTCCTGGAGTGGATATCGAGAAAGATGATCCACTACCTGATTGGGATACTCTCACTAATAATGTCGAGAATGAGAATGAAAGAGTTGACTATGCTTTTCGTAGTAATCCAAGAAATCGTTTCGTTTGGAATGCTTTTCTTTTAACTCATATGCAGCACATTATGCTGAAAGATTGGCTTCTGGAAGTCGTTCATGGCTTTGTCAGTCAATCTTGCATAAGTATCTTTGGAAGACACGTTAATGTGTGTCTTTTGGCTCGTCGAAGCACACGTTTCGCTGGCACACGGTTCTTAAAAAGGGGAGCAAACTTTAAAGGTGACGTTGCCAATGAAGTTGAAACTGAACAAATCGTCACAGATGGACATAGAATGTGTAGTTTCACTCAGATGCGTGGATCAGTACCATCGCACTGGTCACAGGATATTAGTAAAATGGTTGCCAGACCACCGATATCCTTGGATATCTCTGATCCATTTGCACAAACTCCATCGCGTCATTTTGATCGTTTACTCTTTCACTATGGAGCTCCATTGATTGTCCTCAATCTGGTTAAGAAAGGCGAACGTCGTAAGCATGAGAGTATTCTTGCCCAAGAGATAAAAAGTAGTGTAAAGTATTTGAATCAATTCTTGCCTCCACACTTTCGCATTCAAGATATTCACTTTGATATGGCTCGGAAGAGTCGAGGAGGTGGTAATGTTATGGAAATGTTGGCAGATATTTCTGAGAAAGTCGTCCAACAGACTGGAATGTTCTTTAAAGATCGTAATGAAAAGAGTTTCCAAACTGGACTTGTTAGGGTTAATTGTGTGGATTGTTTGGATCGGACGAATACTGCACAGTTTGCTATTGGGAAGTGCGCTCTTGCCCATCAGTTGGCCAAATTGGGATTCATCAAACCACCTCGTTTGGAGTTTGATTCAGATTGTGTGACAATGTTGGAGAATTTGTATGAGGATCATGGAGATACCTTAGCTTTGCAGTATGGTGGTTCTCAGTTAGTACATAGAATTAAAACTTATCGAAAGACAGCTGTTTGGGCTTCTCAAGGAAACGATATAATGCAGACGTTGAGTCGTTATTATAGCAACACTTTTAGTGATACCGAGAAGCAGCATAGCATCAATTTATTCCTTGGGTATTACATTCCCAGTAGGACCCATTCCAAAC AAAACCAACCGATTTGGGAGCTCACATCGGATTATTACATGCACAACACCTACAAGCCGCAGAGTCCACGGAACGAAAGTACACTCTTAACTGACTGGATTCGTCCGAAAGTTCGTTCATGCTTGCCATGGCCTTGTtcggataaaaataaaattgttaaagaACTCTTTCGAGTTCATTCAAAAGATCTGGAAATGATTGATTCATATTCCAACTATCACATGTCTTTCAAACTAACTGATTTTGGAGAACATATTGCTTTCGAAATAAGTCAAATGTCGATTCGTTACTTGCCAACTTTCCGTATCAATTTTAGTCCTTTCCAAAGACATGAGGTTCGTGCTAGTCGACAGAATCCCTCCCTTACTGGACAAAGTTCATCCACCAGCAATGATTCAAGTTCATCGTCGGATGAAGATAATGCCAGTTCAGATGATGAGTCTTATGGTGGTGGAGAAAATATTTCCAATCAAATTGAAGATGAAGAACAAGGTCCATTGACTTTTGAATCGTTGCTTCCATCAATGGAAATAGTTTATGGATGCACAATAGCCAATCCAAGTAAATCGAGTACGGCTCTTTATAAGAAATACGTACAAATAGGGAAGTTATCATCGCCGCAATTGTATCCATCGGTGTCGAGTCGAGAACAAGATGCTGGGAAGATGATGCGTAGCATCGATTTGAAACCGTTGAGTGATTATGGAACGGATTCATATGAAAGTGTCAAACCGCCAATAGTTAGCGAGAAAAGTAAGAAAATATACGAAGAGTATTGTAAGATTCCGAGGAAATTTAATGCAGTGCCAAAGTTTGAGGATTGTGCTGCACTTTATACTTATATTAAGATGATTTAA
- the LOC129906181 gene encoding NAD-dependent histone deacetylase sirtuin-1, whose protein sequence is MENNIQINFSTTQCNSTIAIESEIHCTKNNQNNYSPAEKNDAEKINVSTTPQKNTTVVVGVVEEENANPNPNEQVKIVENFIGPIDSTNQQQLLEKNCFSTAIVPDERQQQVDKAAAPPGDDEDDDDEDDANYETDESDENSSDDSDFSDLSGLSEVSGREWKPVAATKPINWVQKQIHSGANPRDLLSQILPNGAAASQIAPGLNDMTLWRILASMLSEPPRRRKLRTVNTFDDVIELVKASKNIIVLTGAGVSVSCGIPDFRSSDGIYSRLAKDFPDLPDPQAMFDINYFSRDPRPFYKFAREIYPGQFTPSPCHRFIKLLEAKQKLLRNYTQNIDTLERVAGINNVIECHGSFSTASCTKCKFKTTADAIREDIFAQRIPVCPKCQPNVMHSSDASDSVAEGDLKTIVENGIMKPDIVFFGEGLPEEFHTVMASDKDKCDLLIVMGSSLKVRPVALIPSSIPANVPQILINREQLRHLEFDVELLGDSDVIINQLCHKLSEDWTDICFDQTILSEAKHLAPHTTVEDEAVVISSLDTDTQSVKSSTSTDTALRSTGYSDSGFESSTSSMIQPMGRPDDMPPSCSMPTRANFCDIPLFKEQDDVAAITKIKHGMLDLDNREEEGYEPGIEDEESESFSFDGRLQKKPVNYNYRHLSIDSSKDSGICDSSNSVSCGIAGIGNGIAASEVGRGAVCGGGASAKEQNNMVSSIDCSPSTSSNRRNSNWTRNKRSKRQTAAERLIDGTFYCHESTCSYIFPGAQVNLSSDSEDSDEADEDFEDEDQLSPLMTSADDLPPPETPVKQQPTTARSSVSPSPSSVKREASNDTILATTTSSTIDNGPPIKKRRNLLAGNVIPAELPAEVVVVPPQI, encoded by the exons atggaaaataatattcaaataaatttttcaaccaCACAATGTAATAGTACGATTGCAATTGAATCTGAAATTCATTGcaccaaaaataaccaaaacaaTTATTCTCCCGCTGAAAAGAACGacgctgaaaaaataaatgtttccacaacaccacaaaaaaacacaacagtCGTCGTTGGAGTTGTCGAGGAAGAAAATgcaaatccaaatccaaatgaACAGGTAAAAAtagtagaaaattttattggaCCAATAGATTCAACCAATCAACAACAATTGTTGGAAAAGAATTGCTTTTCAACGGCAATTGTTCCTGACGAACGCCAACAGCAAGTTGATAAAGCTGCTGCTCCTCCTGGCGACGATGAAGACGATGACGACGAAGATGATGCAAATTATGAAACTGACGAAAGTGATGAAAATTCATCCGACGATTCGGATTTCTCTGATTTGAGTGGATTATCTGAAGTTTCTGGTCGAGAATGGAAGCCAGTTGCTGCAACAAAACCCATTAATTGGGTGCAAAAGCAAATACATTCAGGTGCAAATCCGAGAGATTTGCTGTCACAGATTTTGCCCAATGGCGCCGCGGCTTCACAAATTGCTCCCGGGTTGAATGATATGACTTTGTGGCGTATTTTAGCGAGTATGTTGTCGGAACCGCCAAGACGACGTAAATTGCGCACTGTAAACACTTTCGACGATGTCATTGAGTTGGTTAAAGCCTCCAAAAACATAATCGTTTTAACCGGAGCTGGGGTATCCGTTTCTTGTGGAATCCCAGATTTCCGTTCGAGTGACGGAATTTACAGTCGTTTGGCCAAAGATTTCCCAGACCTTCCCGACCCGCAAGCAATGTTTGATATCAATTATTTCTCTCGCGATCCACGACCGTTTTATAAATTTGCTAGGGAAATTTATCCTGGGCAATTTACACCGTCGCCTTGTCATCGTTTTATCAAATTGTtggaagcaaaacaaaaacttttacgCAATTATACACAAAATATTGACACATTAGAGCGAGTAGCAGGAATTAACAATGTAATTGAATGTCATGGTTCATTTTCGACTGCAAGTTGTACTAAATGTAAATTTAAGACAACTGCCGATGCTATACGTGAGGATATATTTGCACAGCGGATTCCAGTTTGTCCGAAATGTCAACCAAATGTTATGCATAGTTCAGATGCTTCGGATAGTGTTGCTGAGGGAGATTTGAAGACGATTGTGGAGAATGGAATTATGAAGCCGGATATTGTTTTCTTTGGTGAAG gTCTTCCCGAGGAGTTCCACACAGTTATGGCCAGTGATAAAGATAAGTGTGATCTTCTCATTGTAATGGGCTCTTCTCTAAAAGTGCGCCCTGTCGCACTCATACCCAGTTCGATTCCAGCTAATGTACCACAAATTCTTATCAATCGCGAACAACTACGTCATTTGGAATTCGATGTCGAATTACTTGGCGATTCAGATGTTATTATCAATCAATTATGTCACAAACTATCCGAAGATTGGACCGATATATGTTTCGATCAAACAATCTTATCCGAAGCAAAACACCTTGCACCGCACACAACAGTCGAAGATGAAGCTGTTGTCATAAGCAGTCTAGATACCGATACACAATCAGTTAAATCTTCCACATCCACTGATACGGCACTCCGTTCGACAGGCTACTCCGACTCAGGTTTTGAGAGTTCAACCTCATCAATGATCCAACCGATGGGTAGACCTGACGACATGCCGCCATCATGCAGCATGCCAACACGCGCTAACTTCTGTGACATCCCCTTGTTCAAAGAACAAGATGATGTTGCTGCTATAACCAAGATTAAACATGGAATGCTTGATCTAGATAATCGTGAGGAAGAAGGCTATGAGCCGGGAATTGAAGATGAAGAAAGCGAAAGTTTCAGTTTCGATGGACGGCTACAAAAGAAGCCAGTTAATTACAACTACAGGCATTTGTCTATCGATTCATCCAAGGACAGTGGCATTTGCGATTCATCAAATTCAGTGTCTTGCGGAATTGCAGGCATAGGAAATGGCATTGCTGCTAGTGAAGTTGGCCGTGGCGCCGTATGCGGAGGAGGAGCTTCTGCGAAAGAACAAAATAACATGGTATCTTCAATAGATTGCAGCCCATCAACCAGTAGTAATAGAAGGAATTCCAATTGGACTCGCAACAAACGGTCGAAACGTCAAACTGCCGCTGAACGTTTAATAGACGGAACCTTCTATTGTCACGAATCTACCTGTTCGTATATATTTCCCGGTGCGCAAGTCAACTTGAGCTCAGATTCAGAAGACTCGGATGAGGCTGATGAAGATTTCGAGGATGAAGATCAATTGTCGCCACTTATGACGTCAGCCGATGATCTGCCCCCACCGGAAACACCTGTTAAACAACAACCAACAACCGCCAGATCGAGTGTCAGCCCATCACCTTCATCGGTGAAGCGTGAAGCTAGCAATGACACAATCCTCGCAACTACTACGTCGTCAACGATTGACAACGGCCCGCCTATCAAAAAGAGACGAAATCTTCTTGCTGGCAATGTGATTCCAGCTGAGTTACCTGCTGAGGTAGTAGTAGTGCCTCCGCAGATATAA